From a region of the Sporosarcina ureilytica genome:
- a CDS encoding DMT family transporter: MRSTLYLLFLSLLWGSSFLWTKQLLNYFQPTTIVFLRCLFGMIALLPFLLFSKVKLDLKVQPKFLLVVALAAAIPWNFMGFALQGIDSGLSGILNATTPLFAVLFSIVLLKIKPLRNQIFSLLIGFIAVVILMFFSGQAIGSQFSIAHALLMFGVTSCYALNSIFVNKYYTTVPPLHLSFWTLAIAIMINGPISLLMEPKAMLTVGTPSVFLSLLVLGSLSSGLGYVIFYVINSASGPIFAVMVTFIVPFVSILLGVIFLNEPLHIGIAIGLPLIVTSLFLMNFHSIKFRKVVESAPGKFDDDFS; this comes from the coding sequence ATGAGATCTACTTTGTATTTATTATTTCTTAGTTTACTATGGGGCTCTTCATTTCTATGGACGAAGCAACTCCTTAATTATTTCCAGCCAACAACCATTGTATTTTTACGCTGTTTGTTTGGCATGATTGCTCTTTTACCATTTTTACTCTTCTCTAAAGTAAAACTTGATTTAAAAGTTCAACCAAAATTCCTTCTTGTCGTTGCATTGGCCGCAGCAATTCCATGGAACTTTATGGGATTCGCCTTACAAGGCATTGATTCAGGACTCAGTGGGATTTTAAACGCAACCACTCCCTTATTCGCTGTTTTATTTTCTATCGTTCTACTGAAAATCAAACCATTGCGGAATCAAATTTTCAGCCTACTCATCGGTTTTATCGCAGTCGTCATCCTGATGTTTTTTTCCGGTCAAGCAATCGGTAGTCAATTTTCTATCGCACACGCATTGCTCATGTTCGGCGTCACGTCTTGTTATGCACTTAACTCAATATTTGTGAATAAATACTACACGACAGTTCCGCCACTCCACTTAAGTTTTTGGACGCTAGCAATTGCAATTATGATCAATGGCCCTATTAGTTTATTAATGGAACCGAAAGCAATGCTAACTGTCGGAACACCTAGTGTCTTCTTATCATTACTCGTTTTGGGCAGTTTAAGCTCGGGGCTCGGCTATGTGATTTTCTATGTCATCAATTCAGCCAGTGGTCCAATTTTCGCAGTGATGGTCACTTTTATCGTGCCTTTTGTTTCAATTCTGCTAGGTGTCATTTTTCTGAATGAACCGTTACACATCGGAATTGCAATTGGATTACCTTTGATTGTGACGAGTTTGTTCTTGATGAACTTCCATTCTATAAAGTTTCGAAAAGTAGTGGAGAGTGCTCCTGGGAAGTTTGATGATGATTTTTCTTAA
- a CDS encoding YqhV family protein: MTVIERALLFIILLRLLSGSIEITAAALMYKFNDLEKAFYINTLLALVGPVILIVTTALALIGLADRISLTRIICLFCGIFLILFSLKAD; this comes from the coding sequence ATGACTGTTATAGAAAGAGCACTTCTTTTCATAATTCTGTTAAGACTCCTATCTGGAAGTATAGAAATTACAGCTGCCGCACTCATGTATAAGTTCAATGATTTAGAGAAAGCATTTTATATTAATACGTTGCTTGCCTTAGTAGGCCCTGTTATTTTAATCGTTACAACAGCACTCGCGTTAATCGGCCTGGCAGATCGGATTTCATTGACTCGAATCATCTGTCTTTTCTGCGGTATTTTTCTAATTCTATTTAGTTTGAAAGCTGATTAA
- the xylB gene encoding xylulokinase, which produces MKYVIGIDLGTSAVKILLLNQDGNIVHEVSKAYSLIHEKAGYSEQNPQDWVDQTVSGLSELLQTFEGNPSDIEGISFSGQMHGLVLLDENNKVLRNAILWNDVRTTNQCQQIYDVIGENRLLEITKNPALEGFTLPKLLWVKEHEPHLYEKLNKFVLPKDYLRYRLTEKLHTEYSDAAGTLLLNVSKKAWSKEICDALDINIDICPPLVEPHAEVGFISSKFAKVTGLDSKTRVFAGGADNACGAIGSGILEDGKTLCSIGTSGVVLSHETNNDKEFDGKVHYFNHGLADAYYTMGVTLSAGHSLSWFKEVFAPEESFEEILTGVENVPIGSNGLLFTPYLVGERTPHADALIRASFIGMDSSHVRSDFVRAVLEGITFSLNESLEIFRQEGKKIDTIVSTGGGTKNEHWLQMQADIFNAKIIKLSSEQGPGLGAAMIAAYGCGWFPSLQDCAKKFLTIEREYEPIVKHVQKYMKLFEVYKEVYLKTKSVNEKLMEYRQ; this is translated from the coding sequence TTGAAATACGTAATTGGTATTGACTTAGGAACAAGTGCAGTAAAAATTTTATTGTTAAACCAAGATGGAAATATTGTGCATGAAGTATCAAAAGCGTATTCCTTAATTCATGAAAAAGCGGGATATAGTGAGCAAAATCCTCAAGACTGGGTAGATCAGACAGTGTCAGGGCTGTCTGAGTTACTCCAAACTTTCGAGGGAAATCCTAGCGATATTGAAGGAATTAGTTTTTCTGGACAAATGCATGGACTCGTTCTGTTAGATGAAAATAATAAAGTTTTACGAAACGCAATCTTATGGAATGATGTACGTACAACAAATCAATGTCAGCAAATCTATGATGTCATCGGTGAAAATAGATTATTGGAAATTACAAAGAATCCAGCATTAGAAGGATTTACGTTACCAAAATTATTATGGGTGAAGGAACATGAGCCTCATCTTTATGAAAAGCTAAATAAGTTTGTTTTACCGAAGGATTACTTACGTTATAGATTAACTGAAAAACTGCATACAGAATACTCAGATGCTGCAGGAACATTATTGTTAAATGTTTCCAAAAAGGCATGGAGCAAGGAAATTTGCGATGCATTAGATATTAATATAGATATCTGCCCGCCATTAGTAGAGCCTCACGCAGAGGTAGGGTTTATTAGTTCGAAGTTTGCGAAGGTCACTGGTTTAGATTCAAAGACACGCGTATTTGCTGGTGGTGCAGACAATGCATGCGGGGCAATCGGTTCTGGAATTTTAGAAGATGGTAAAACTTTATGTAGCATCGGAACGTCTGGAGTAGTTTTATCTCATGAGACGAATAATGATAAAGAATTCGATGGAAAAGTTCATTACTTTAATCATGGACTTGCCGATGCTTATTATACGATGGGAGTTACGTTATCCGCTGGGCATAGCTTAAGTTGGTTTAAAGAAGTATTTGCACCGGAGGAATCTTTTGAAGAGATACTTACTGGTGTAGAAAATGTTCCAATTGGATCGAATGGCTTATTATTTACGCCTTATTTGGTAGGAGAAAGAACTCCACATGCTGACGCTTTAATACGGGCTAGCTTTATTGGTATGGATAGCTCTCATGTAAGAAGCGACTTTGTTCGAGCAGTACTTGAAGGAATAACTTTTTCTTTAAATGAATCATTAGAAATCTTTCGTCAAGAAGGGAAGAAAATCGATACAATAGTCTCAACGGGTGGTGGGACAAAAAATGAGCATTGGCTACAAATGCAAGCAGATATTTTCAACGCCAAGATTATTAAACTTTCAAGTGAGCAAGGTCCTGGTTTAGGTGCTGCAATGATTGCAGCATATGGCTGTGGATGGTTTCCATCATTACAAGATTGTGCGAAGAAGTTTCTAACGATTGAGAGAGAATACGAACCTATAGTTAAACATGTTCAAAAATATATGAAGTTATTTGAGGTTTATAAAGAAGTTTATCTAAAAACAAAATCAGTAAATGAAAAATTAATGGAATATCGACAATGA
- a CDS encoding cysteine hydrolase family protein: protein MEQKTAFLLIDMQNEGGTSDVIGMEQILQNAKTILEKCRQLNIPVLYTRHINRADGIGLANREPVDENGEPLYYHNQTTAIEVADIIKPEDGDFIIDKYRYSGFYESNLDLMLKGLGVEHLIVGGVLTDVCVLSTVMDAYYRDYRVSLVEDMCGTTTEGAHMAAILMMANWIYDLEVYQTDELCKKMNGESYNVWSSEGPDELQFSPDNMREIFSKLSSTKKK, encoded by the coding sequence ATGGAACAAAAAACAGCTTTTTTGTTGATTGATATGCAAAACGAGGGGGGGACCTCTGACGTTATTGGGATGGAGCAAATCTTACAAAACGCAAAGACGATTCTAGAAAAATGCCGTCAACTGAATATCCCCGTCCTGTATACAAGACATATTAACCGTGCGGATGGGATTGGTCTTGCAAATCGTGAACCAGTCGATGAAAATGGAGAACCGCTTTATTACCATAATCAGACAACGGCGATTGAAGTTGCAGATATTATAAAACCTGAAGATGGTGATTTTATCATAGATAAATATCGATATAGTGGGTTTTACGAATCGAACTTAGATTTAATGTTAAAAGGTTTGGGGGTTGAACACCTTATTGTCGGTGGTGTATTGACGGACGTATGCGTGTTATCGACTGTCATGGACGCTTATTACCGAGATTATCGTGTGAGTTTAGTAGAAGATATGTGCGGAACCACGACAGAAGGTGCGCATATGGCAGCCATTTTAATGATGGCGAATTGGATTTATGATTTAGAAGTTTATCAAACAGATGAACTCTGCAAAAAGATGAACGGAGAAAGTTATAACGTTTGGTCATCAGAAGGACCAGATGAATTACAATTTTCCCCAGACAATATGCGAGAAATTTTTTCAAAACTTTCATCAACTAAGAAAAAATAA
- a CDS encoding amino acid permease, with protein MGKKTSESKEEKANLTWWQLSLIGIGSIIGTGFFLASSIAIQMTGPSVVLAFIMAGIATYIVFDALAKMSAKDPQKGTFRTYAKKAYGRWAGFSSGWVYWCSEILIIGSQLTAISLLSRFWFPNIKLWIFASIYAICGLIVLFIGAKAFGKLESVFAVMKIAAIFMFIVIAVLALTGVLDGNPKEGIPQSVGEFFPKGIIGFWSALVFAFYAHGGIEVMGVMAIHLKNKEDAPKSGKAMLGLLGIIYIAALSLALLLLPYDKFRENKSPFVEALSGVSHIEFFPHVFTAAIIIAGFSAMSASLFAVTTILQTISEDGDAPKIFSKQTKMKLEIPLPAIALTSSGLVLSIVTSLLLPDKVYEYITTAAALLLLYNWLFILVMYHKLIEPTKMDKVKRMIGMILVAAAVIGTLFHQTSRPGFFISLVFLTVIGIIVLILRKKWKKEETQNNA; from the coding sequence ATGGGGAAAAAAACTTCGGAAAGCAAGGAAGAGAAGGCAAATCTTACTTGGTGGCAATTATCTCTCATTGGGATAGGGAGCATTATTGGCACAGGGTTTTTCCTAGCATCCAGTATTGCGATCCAAATGACTGGTCCTTCAGTCGTCTTGGCTTTTATCATGGCTGGAATTGCTACCTATATCGTTTTTGATGCACTCGCAAAAATGTCTGCAAAAGATCCGCAGAAAGGAACATTTCGTACCTACGCCAAGAAAGCGTATGGGCGCTGGGCTGGTTTTAGTAGTGGTTGGGTCTACTGGTGTTCAGAAATCTTAATCATTGGTAGCCAACTTACTGCCATTTCGCTACTATCTAGATTTTGGTTCCCTAACATTAAATTATGGATATTCGCATCCATTTATGCGATTTGCGGTCTCATTGTCCTCTTTATTGGCGCGAAAGCGTTTGGGAAATTAGAAAGCGTATTTGCTGTGATGAAAATTGCCGCGATTTTTATGTTTATTGTCATTGCGGTCTTAGCATTAACAGGGGTACTCGACGGAAATCCAAAGGAAGGCATCCCTCAATCTGTCGGAGAATTTTTCCCTAAAGGCATCATCGGGTTTTGGAGCGCTCTAGTCTTCGCCTTTTATGCACATGGCGGAATCGAAGTAATGGGTGTAATGGCCATCCATCTTAAAAATAAGGAGGATGCGCCGAAGTCTGGAAAAGCCATGTTAGGGCTGCTTGGTATCATTTACATTGCTGCCCTTTCGTTAGCATTATTACTGCTGCCATACGATAAGTTCAGGGAAAATAAAAGTCCTTTTGTTGAAGCTTTATCAGGTGTGAGTCATATCGAATTTTTCCCACATGTGTTTACGGCTGCCATTATTATTGCAGGGTTTTCAGCGATGTCAGCATCCTTATTCGCGGTGACAACGATCCTTCAAACAATATCAGAAGACGGAGATGCACCAAAAATATTCAGCAAACAAACGAAAATGAAATTAGAAATACCGCTGCCTGCGATTGCTTTAACGTCTTCCGGGCTTGTTCTTTCAATCGTTACCTCTTTATTGTTGCCGGATAAAGTGTATGAATATATCACAACCGCCGCAGCATTATTGCTTCTGTATAATTGGCTTTTTATTTTAGTGATGTATCACAAATTAATTGAGCCGACTAAAATGGATAAAGTAAAGCGAATGATTGGCATGATTTTAGTTGCTGCGGCTGTTATTGGTACACTCTTTCATCAGACAAGCCGACCTGGCTTCTTTATCAGTTTAGTGTTCCTGACAGTGATCGGAATAATCGTCTTGATTTTACGTAAAAAGTGGAAGAAAGAAGAAACTCAAAATAACGCATGA
- a CDS encoding LysE family transporter, producing the protein MNSIFTFFFLGASLAAPIGPVKTVLLNMGIRHGFFHAWLFALGTLATDLMYMTIVYFGVGQFIDQPLVKTILWSFGCFVLLYTGIENLLSVHKIEQNLKSGRYVRLRKSMLAGFLMALLNPLTILFWLGIYGSILAKAAGTTPELQIIFNSFAILAGIAIVDISMSFLSSGARKLLSVKLLTIVSIFTSFSMIGFGIYFGIQAFQALF; encoded by the coding sequence ATGAATTCAATCTTTACTTTTTTCTTCTTAGGAGCGTCTTTAGCTGCGCCAATTGGCCCTGTTAAGACTGTCTTATTAAACATGGGGATTAGACATGGCTTTTTTCATGCCTGGCTCTTTGCTCTAGGCACTTTGGCAACCGACCTAATGTATATGACGATTGTTTATTTTGGGGTGGGTCAATTTATTGATCAGCCTTTAGTCAAAACAATCCTCTGGTCATTCGGCTGTTTTGTCCTATTGTATACAGGGATTGAAAATTTACTCTCGGTACACAAAATTGAGCAGAACTTAAAGTCCGGCCGTTATGTTCGTCTTAGAAAATCCATGCTTGCCGGTTTTCTTATGGCTTTATTGAATCCGCTTACGATTCTTTTTTGGTTGGGCATTTACGGTTCGATCCTTGCGAAGGCAGCTGGAACGACTCCGGAATTACAAATCATATTCAATAGTTTCGCTATTTTGGCAGGGATTGCAATAGTGGATATCTCCATGTCTTTTTTATCCAGCGGCGCTCGTAAGTTATTATCCGTTAAACTGTTAACGATTGTTTCCATTTTCACGTCCTTTTCTATGATTGGATTTGGCATTTATTTTGGCATTCAGGCTTTCCAGGCTTTATTTTAA
- a CDS encoding LysE family transporter, with protein sequence MNSIAAYIILGVSLAAPVGPVNAALLDTGIKNGFFHAWIFGIGALTADVLYMIMVYFGIGQIIEFPLVKIILWSFGCFVLTYTGIESLLSLHKIELSRRFGKKVRLRRSILSGFFMSLLNPLTILFWLGIYGSILAENAGNFAGHQLIINSVAIIAGVLLWDTFMATISSGARKLLSIRLLKAISVISSLFMIGFGIYFGFQAYHALF encoded by the coding sequence ATGAACTCAATCGCTGCCTATATTATTTTAGGTGTATCTTTAGCTGCGCCAGTCGGTCCTGTCAATGCCGCGCTGCTGGATACAGGGATTAAAAATGGATTTTTTCATGCTTGGATTTTTGGCATTGGCGCTTTAACGGCCGACGTTCTATATATGATTATGGTTTATTTCGGGATTGGCCAAATTATTGAGTTTCCGCTTGTGAAAATCATACTTTGGTCGTTTGGTTGCTTTGTTCTTACATATACTGGGATAGAGAGTTTACTTTCGCTACATAAAATTGAATTGTCTCGAAGGTTCGGTAAGAAAGTTCGTCTTAGACGTTCTATATTATCAGGTTTTTTTATGTCCCTGTTAAATCCGCTAACCATTCTTTTTTGGCTAGGGATATACGGTTCAATTCTAGCAGAGAATGCTGGGAATTTTGCAGGCCATCAATTAATCATCAATAGCGTGGCCATTATTGCAGGTGTCCTCTTATGGGATACATTCATGGCCACGATCTCTAGTGGGGCTCGCAAATTATTATCGATTAGGCTATTGAAGGCGATCTCTGTGATATCTTCTTTATTCATGATTGGATTCGGCATATACTTTGGATTTCAAGCTTATCATGCGTTATTTTGA
- a CDS encoding transposase produces the protein MARKNRVWNPQMFDHVVMRGNNRQDIFKNKSDITEFIRVLHYAYMKYPFMIIAYCIMTNHYHLLIRSPEAPLGKVMALINRRYTEYYKRKYNYSGYLYDRRYFAEMVASPKSLLTVSRYIHRNPIETTVPMVERLEQYPYSSYPMYFNKTPPPFPFLDLDLLPTFLPPNYKQTESGYCEYCIEDKEETANTCTQKHLQIF, from the coding sequence TTGGCTAGGAAGAATCGGGTGTGGAATCCTCAAATGTTTGATCATGTCGTAATGCGCGGCAACAATCGACAAGATATATTCAAAAATAAATCAGACATAACAGAGTTTATTCGCGTACTGCATTATGCCTATATGAAATACCCGTTTATGATCATCGCTTATTGTATTATGACGAACCACTATCATCTTTTAATTCGTTCACCTGAAGCGCCACTTGGAAAAGTCATGGCACTTATCAACCGGCGTTATACAGAATACTATAAAAGGAAATACAATTATTCTGGTTATTTATATGACAGACGCTATTTTGCAGAAATGGTGGCGAGTCCTAAATCACTGCTGACCGTCAGCCGCTACATTCACCGAAATCCGATTGAAACGACGGTCCCTATGGTTGAACGACTCGAACAATATCCATATAGTTCGTATCCAATGTATTTCAATAAAACACCACCGCCCTTTCCGTTCCTTGACCTGGACTTATTACCGACGTTTCTCCCGCCGAATTACAAACAAACTGAGTCGGGGTACTGTGAATACTGCATTGAGGACAAGGAAGAAACAGCGAATACTTGCACTCAAAAGCACCTCCAGATATTTTAA
- a CDS encoding MFS transporter, giving the protein MEKKADQVSVWCIVSMASIPLVMTLGNSMLIPVLPILEDKVGISSFQSSMIITSYSVAAIFLIPVAGYLSDRFGRKKVILPSLILALIGGLIAGFASWKMDDPYTMIIIGRIIQGIGAAGAMPIVLPLVGDLYQDDEEKASSCLGIIETSNTFGKVLSPILGSIFAAFLWFLPFFSISALSLISIVLIFFFVKVPKEKDDPVKFKEFFNNTKKVFKSEGKWLYTVFLNGVLVMLILFSMLFFLSENLEKVHDIKGIKKGFVLAIPLLLLCTASFISGRKIKGDIKTIRLVMLSCLAVMSIAVAFVGFTNKKIILLLAVTSIVGIAIGALLPALDAIITENIEKELRGTVTSFYSSARFIGVAAGPPIMSIVMKNFLNGSYIVAGVLGVILLFIVFKFIKENEIGNQTEKV; this is encoded by the coding sequence ATGGAGAAAAAAGCGGATCAGGTAAGTGTATGGTGTATTGTCAGCATGGCCTCAATTCCTCTGGTCATGACACTGGGAAACTCTATGCTGATTCCAGTCCTTCCAATACTGGAAGACAAGGTAGGGATTTCATCATTTCAATCGAGCATGATTATCACGAGTTATTCAGTTGCGGCCATTTTTTTGATTCCGGTAGCAGGGTATTTATCGGACCGTTTTGGCAGGAAAAAGGTCATATTACCAAGTTTAATTCTTGCTTTAATCGGGGGGCTGATTGCTGGATTTGCTTCATGGAAGATGGACGACCCTTATACAATGATTATTATTGGTAGAATTATACAAGGAATCGGGGCGGCCGGGGCTATGCCAATCGTTTTGCCACTCGTGGGAGACCTTTACCAAGATGACGAAGAAAAAGCAAGTTCCTGTTTAGGGATTATTGAAACGTCAAATACATTCGGCAAAGTGTTAAGCCCCATACTTGGTTCAATTTTTGCTGCTTTTTTATGGTTTCTGCCATTCTTCTCCATTTCAGCGCTCAGTTTAATTTCCATCGTCCTCATTTTTTTCTTCGTAAAAGTGCCGAAAGAAAAAGATGATCCAGTAAAGTTCAAGGAGTTTTTCAATAACACGAAAAAAGTATTCAAGTCAGAAGGAAAATGGTTGTACACAGTATTCCTCAATGGCGTCCTTGTTATGTTGATATTATTCAGTATGTTATTTTTTCTATCAGAAAACCTTGAAAAGGTTCATGATATTAAGGGCATTAAGAAAGGTTTTGTACTGGCGATTCCGCTTCTATTATTATGTACAGCCTCGTTTATTTCAGGCAGAAAAATTAAAGGAGATATTAAAACGATACGATTAGTCATGCTCAGTTGTTTAGCTGTCATGTCTATTGCTGTCGCGTTCGTTGGGTTTACCAACAAAAAAATCATCCTTCTGTTAGCCGTGACGAGTATCGTGGGGATCGCAATTGGTGCATTGTTGCCTGCACTTGACGCCATTATTACGGAGAATATCGAAAAAGAGCTGAGAGGAACAGTCACCTCATTTTATAGTTCAGCAAGATTTATCGGTGTTGCAGCGGGACCACCCATCATGTCAATTGTCATGAAAAACTTTTTAAATGGCAGTTATATTGTTGCAGGGGTACTTGGCGTCATTTTATTGTTCATTGTTTTTAAATTTATCAAAGAGAATGAAATTGGAAACCAAACTGAAAAAGTATGA
- the xylA gene encoding xylose isomerase has protein sequence MTYFKDINSIKYEGSNSSNPFAFKFYNPEEKIGNQTMEEYLRFGVAYWHTFTMDGSDPFGAGTMVRPWNHYTGMDLAKARVEAAFEFFEKLNVPFFCFHDIDIAPEGSSLRETNKNLDTIVDMIRGYMKDSKTKLLWNTANNFTHPRFLHGAASSSSADVFAYSAARVKKGLEIGKELGAENYVFWGGREGYETLLNTDMKLEMDNMARFYHMAVDYAKEIGFDAQFLIEPKPKEPTTHQYDYDVATSLAFLQKYDLQDHFKFNIEANHATLAGHTFEHELRYARVNNMLGSVDANQGDPLLGWDTDEFPTDVYSATLAMYEIIKNGGLGKGGLNFDAKVRRSSFTAEDLFLAHIAGMDTFAIGTRVAQKLIEDKVLENIVDDRYESYTSGIGLEIVKGKTDFHKLEEHVHNLTDVQLSSGRIEQIKATINQYIVKAYAEA, from the coding sequence GTGACTTATTTCAAAGACATAAATAGTATTAAATATGAAGGTTCAAATTCATCAAATCCATTTGCATTTAAATTTTATAACCCGGAAGAAAAAATTGGGAATCAAACAATGGAAGAGTATCTTCGTTTTGGCGTAGCGTATTGGCATACATTTACGATGGATGGTTCGGATCCATTTGGAGCTGGAACGATGGTTCGTCCTTGGAATCATTATACTGGGATGGATTTGGCGAAAGCTCGCGTAGAGGCGGCGTTTGAATTCTTTGAAAAGTTGAATGTACCATTTTTCTGTTTCCATGATATCGATATCGCACCAGAAGGAAGCAGTTTACGAGAGACAAATAAAAACTTAGATACTATCGTAGATATGATTAGAGGATATATGAAAGATAGTAAAACAAAGTTACTTTGGAATACTGCGAATAACTTTACACATCCACGCTTTTTACATGGTGCAGCTTCGTCTAGCAGTGCTGATGTATTTGCATATTCAGCTGCTCGTGTTAAAAAAGGGTTGGAAATTGGTAAAGAGTTAGGAGCAGAAAACTATGTGTTTTGGGGTGGAAGAGAAGGTTATGAAACACTGTTAAACACAGATATGAAATTAGAAATGGATAATATGGCTCGTTTTTATCATATGGCTGTAGACTACGCGAAGGAGATTGGCTTCGATGCGCAGTTCTTAATTGAACCAAAACCGAAAGAGCCAACGACGCATCAATATGACTATGATGTAGCAACAAGCCTCGCATTTTTACAAAAGTACGACCTTCAAGATCATTTTAAATTTAATATTGAAGCAAACCATGCAACATTAGCTGGCCATACATTCGAGCATGAACTTCGTTATGCAAGAGTTAATAATATGCTGGGATCTGTTGATGCCAACCAAGGGGATCCGTTATTAGGATGGGATACGGACGAGTTTCCGACAGATGTGTATTCGGCAACATTGGCCATGTATGAAATTATTAAAAATGGCGGTCTAGGCAAAGGTGGTTTGAACTTTGACGCAAAAGTTAGAAGAAGTTCATTCACAGCGGAAGATTTATTCCTTGCGCATATTGCCGGGATGGATACGTTTGCGATTGGAACGAGAGTTGCACAGAAGCTTATTGAAGATAAAGTACTCGAGAACATTGTAGATGATCGTTATGAAAGTTATACGTCTGGCATTGGATTAGAAATTGTTAAAGGTAAGACAGACTTCCACAAACTTGAAGAGCACGTGCATAATTTAACAGATGTACAATTGTCATCTGGTCGTATCGAGCAAATTAAAGCGACAATTAATCAATACATTGTGAAAGCATACGCAGAAGCATAA
- a CDS encoding purine-cytosine permease family protein: protein MSKASEDGPSLSQKSHGTSGKKGTGKEKVETIEYYATDEVPMSQRNIGFFDMIAIWVGANSNNASWYVGGTVAGAAFAGAIAVTLIANPIAYLILALIGYMGYKVGTSTMALTRPAFGIRGSALPTFLNTIVFLGWAVVNTFIAVISMSFIFSDLFGWSAYGEPGSSGPMIFGIIIMTLLNLAAVSLGRNSIKIVERLGMVLVLILGVWITVVVLQQHSLAEIYAWKPPADLKMPKGVAIDVMAAFSLAWVLGVAEFTRYTPTVKTATVAPLIGAFVALAWFAFVGIISTIGAALTTGVYNPDNSDPSSLVTNLGLGPIALILIVVACVTTNVVNLMAAGVSITNVTRKVKPLHSIWIVTIVSGILMLIPLYMTSFLDTFMIFLEYIGMVLSALIGVLVSDYFFIKKKKYDVSQFDIVGGKYWYYKGINLKAVAVWFIGVVFYAVIQNVDFFMATTGAVYPTIIVTSIIYIAISRPWK, encoded by the coding sequence ATGTCAAAAGCAAGCGAAGATGGACCCAGTTTGTCCCAGAAGTCACATGGAACTTCGGGAAAAAAAGGAACGGGGAAAGAAAAAGTAGAAACAATAGAATACTATGCAACAGATGAAGTCCCAATGTCCCAAAGAAATATAGGTTTCTTTGATATGATCGCCATTTGGGTCGGAGCAAATTCAAATAACGCTTCATGGTATGTTGGCGGAACAGTAGCCGGCGCTGCATTTGCTGGAGCCATTGCTGTGACGCTTATCGCGAACCCAATTGCTTATCTCATTTTAGCGCTCATTGGTTATATGGGATACAAAGTTGGAACGTCAACGATGGCGCTCACAAGACCCGCTTTCGGGATTAGAGGAAGTGCTTTACCAACGTTTTTAAATACGATTGTCTTTTTAGGTTGGGCGGTCGTGAATACGTTTATCGCCGTCATTTCGATGAGTTTCATCTTCAGTGACCTGTTCGGCTGGTCAGCATATGGTGAGCCTGGAAGTTCTGGACCGATGATTTTCGGAATTATTATTATGACGCTGTTAAATTTAGCCGCCGTATCTCTTGGAAGAAACTCGATTAAAATCGTAGAAAGGCTCGGTATGGTTCTTGTCCTTATTCTTGGTGTTTGGATTACTGTGGTCGTTTTACAACAGCATTCACTTGCGGAAATATATGCTTGGAAGCCACCAGCTGATTTAAAAATGCCGAAGGGTGTCGCAATCGATGTGATGGCCGCATTCAGTTTGGCGTGGGTGCTTGGCGTAGCTGAATTTACACGTTATACACCAACTGTTAAAACCGCGACAGTCGCGCCGTTAATCGGTGCTTTCGTGGCACTCGCATGGTTTGCTTTCGTCGGAATCATTTCAACGATTGGCGCGGCACTTACAACAGGTGTTTACAACCCGGATAACTCCGATCCAAGTTCGCTTGTTACGAATTTAGGACTTGGTCCGATTGCACTCATACTCATTGTTGTCGCTTGTGTCACAACGAACGTTGTAAACTTAATGGCCGCTGGTGTGTCAATCACAAACGTCACAAGGAAAGTGAAACCACTTCATTCAATTTGGATTGTCACAATCGTTTCAGGTATTCTAATGTTAATCCCACTTTATATGACAAGCTTTTTAGATACATTTATGATATTCCTTGAATATATTGGCATGGTATTAAGTGCGTTAATCGGCGTACTCGTCTCGGATTACTTCTTTATCAAGAAGAAAAAATATGACGTGTCACAATTCGATATTGTCGGTGGAAAGTATTGGTACTATAAAGGAATTAACTTGAAAGCGGTAGCTGTCTGGTTTATCGGTGTCGTCTTCTACGCAGTCATTCAAAACGTCGATTTCTTTATGGCAACTACAGGAGCCGTTTATCCGACAATTATAGTTACTTCTATTATCTATATTGCTATTTCGAGACCCTGGAAATAG